Genomic window (Arcobacter aquimarinus):
GAAAAGAGACTTGGGATAAACTAAGTCAAGAAAAACAAAAGGAATTTACAAAAATATTTGAAAATAGATTGAAAAAATCTTATATTGAAAAACTTGCATTTTATAATGATCAAAAAGTAAAAGTTATAGGATTAAAACCTTATAATAATACAAGATTACAATTAGAAACAGAATTATTAGGTAAGGATGAGATTTATAAAATAAACTATAATTTTTATAATAAATCAAAAGATAATGAGCAATGGTTGATTTATGATGTTGATTTAGTCGGAGTTAGTATTATTCAAACATATAGACAACAATTTGCAGGATTATTAAAAGAAAAAACTTTTGATGAAATGTTAGTTTTGTTAGAAAAACAATAAAAATATGATAAAAAAGATATACGATACTTTAATTTTAAAGTATCCTATTGCAGTATTACTTACTGTTTTAGTATTTGTTTCAAGTTTGGGTTATTACTCTTCAAAACTTGAAATAGATGCTTCTGCTGAGACTTTACTTTTAGAAGATGATAAGGATTTAGCATTTTTTAGAGAAGTGTATAAAACTTACAATAACTCTAATTTTTTGGTAGTTACTTTTTCTCCTACAGAAGAACTATTATCAAAAAAAAGTTTAGAAATTTTAAAAAAAATTTCAGATGATTTTTTAAAAGTAAAAAATGTAGAAAGCATAACTTCTATTTTAAATGTTCCATTACTTCAATCTCCTATTCGTCCTATTTCTGATTTAGTATCAGGTGTTGATTCATTAGAAACGAAAGAATTTGACAAAAATCTTGTAAAAAATGAGTTGTTAAACTCCCCATTGTATTCAAACTCTTTGGTGAGCAATGATTTTAAAACAACTGCTATTATTTTAAATCTAAAAACTGATGCAAAATATTTTGAACTTTTAGAAAAAAGAAACGCCCTACTTTCAAAAGAAAAAAATCACACTATTTCAAAAGAAGAAAAAGATGAACTAAAAAAAACTATAATTGAATTTAAAGAATATAGGGATTATTTAAGAATTGAAGAAACTAAAGAGATAGAACAAATTAGAGAAGTAATAAAGAATTATGAAAATGAAGCCAAAATATTTTTAGGTGGGGTAAATATGATAGCTAGTGATATTATTGGCTATGTTAAAAATGATTTAATTATTTATGGAACTTCACTTTTATTGATTTTAATTTTTATTCTTTGGTATATTTTTAGACATATTAGATGGATAATTTTACCTTTATTTATTTGTTTGATTTCTGTTATTTCAACAGCTGGTGTTTTAGGTTTATTTTCTTGGGAAGTTACAGTTATATCTTCAAATTTTATAGCTTTACAATTAATCATAACCATTTCAATCGTTTTACACTTAATAGTAAGATATAGAGAATTAAATGTAAAATATAAAAACGCAAGTCAATATAAACTTGTAATTAACACTATTTTATCAAAAATAAACCCTTCATTTTTTGCTATTATTACTACAATTAGTGGTTTTGGTTCATTAGTATTATCAAATATAGAACCTGTAATAAATCTAGGACTTATGATGAGTACAGGAATTGCTATATCTTTATTTTTAGCTTTTATTACCTTTCCTGCTGTTTTAATTTTAATGAATAAAAAAGATGAACATGAACAAAAAAGTATCAGATTCTCTTTTATACAAAAATGTTCAGATATAGTAGAACATAAAACAAAAACAATAGTTATTGTAACTACTCTTGTAATATTATTTTCACTATCAGGAGCTTTAAAACTTGTTGTTGAAAATAGTTTTATTAGTTATTTTAAAGAGTCAACAGATATTTATAAAGGAATGAAAGTAATTGATGAAAATTTAGGAGGAACTACCCCTCTTGATATTATTATTAAATTTAAAGATGAACCAAAAACTCAACTAATTCAAACTTCAAATGATGATTTTGATGACTTTGAAAATGAATTTGCACAAAGTGCAAATGATGAACAATATTGGTTTAGTCAAGATAAAATGGACACTATTATAGCTATTCATGATTATTTAGAAACCATTCCAGAAATAGGAAAAGTTCAATCTTTAGCAACTTTATTAAAAATTGGACAATCATTAAATAATGGGAAAAAACTTGATGGGATAACTCTTGCCTTACTTTATAATCAACTTCCTTCAAACTATAAATCTTTAATTTTATCTCCATTTATAAATATTGAAAAAAATGAAGCTAGAATAACTATGAGAATTTTAGATTCAAATCCAGATTTAAGAAGAAATGATTTAATTAGTAAAATAAATAATGATTTAAAAGAGATTATAAAAAATAAAGAAACAACTTATCAATTATCAAATTTAATGATTTTATATAATAATATGCTTCAATCATTATTTGATTCGCAAATTGCAACATTAGGATTTGTTGTTATCATTTTATTTATAATGTTCCTAATTTTATTTAGGTCAATAAAAGTATCTTTAATAGCTTTAATTGCAAATATAATTCCTATTTCAGTTATATTTGGTATTATGGGTTGGCTAAATATTCCTTTAGATATTATGACGATAACTATAGCAGCTATTGCTATAGGAATTGGTGTTGATGATACAATTCACTTTATTCATAGATTTAAAGAGGAGTTTAAAATTGACCATAACTATATAAATGCTATGAGAAGATCTCATAAAACTATTGGTTATGCGATGTATTATACCTCTTTAGTAATAATCATGGGATTTTCTATTTTAGTTCTATCTAATCTAATACCAACAATCTATTTTGGATTATTAACAGTTGTTACTATGTTTACTGTATTAACAGCTGATTTATTATTACTTCCAAAATTATTGTTAATATTTAAGCCGTATGAAAAATTGAAGGAGAATAAGTAATGAATATTGCAATTTATTGTGGTTCTTCATTTGGAAACGATAAAATATATGAAGAATCTGCAAAACTAGCTGCTCAAAAATTAGCTGCTCAAAAACTAAATATAGTTTATGGTGGTTCTTTACAAGGATTAATGGGAGTATTTTCAAATGAATCTTTAAAATATGGGAACTATGTAACAGGCGTTATTACTTATGACTTAGTTTCAAAAGAAATTGAAAATACAAATATTTCAAAGATTTATAAAGTAGATACTATGAATCAAAGAAAAGAGAAAATGGAAGAATTAAGTGATGCATTTATAGCTCTTCCAGGAGGTTATGGAACTTTTGAAGAGGTTTTTGATGTTATTTCTTCTGCACAAATTGGTTATCATAAAAAACCAGTAGCTTTTTTTAATGTAAATGGATATTATGATAAACTAATAGAATTTCTGAGAAATTGTATAAATGAAGGATTTATAAAAAAAGATTATGTTGATATGATTATTGTTTCTGATGATATAGATGAAATAATCAAAAAAATATTAACATACAAAGCACCTAAAGATAAATGGGTAAAATAAGAGTTTATTTATCGTATTTACTTTTTGTTAACTTTATATTTAATATAGGTTAATTGATACCTATTATAATACTTTTACAAGTTCATAAATATAGCTTAATTTGCGATGTTAAGTGATTTTTTGACTTTATCTCCTCCTTCTATATACAAGTCAAAGGAAGCCTAAATAGGCTTCCTTTTTTTATGCAAATAATATTTTAAATAGGAAAATAATTCAATGAAAAAATACATACTTTTTGATAATGATGGTGTTTTAGTTCATACAGAACCATTATATTTTAAAGCAAATATCATAACTTTAAAAGAGCATTTTAATCTCTCTTTAGAGTTCGATGAGTATATGAAAATTATGAGTGAAGGAACAACAGTTTGGCAAAAAGCTATTGATAGAGGATTTTTAGAAAAAGATATTATTTATGCTAGAGAAAAAAGAAATGAGTATTATCAAGAGTTTTTAAGAAGTGAAAATATTTTAATACATGGTGTAAAAGATATTTTAAAAGAGTTATCAAAAAACTATAAAATGGGAATAGTTACTACTTCAAGAAGAGTCGATTTTGAAATTATTCATAAAAATCTAGGATTAGTAGATTTTATGGATTTTGTTCTTTGTGAGGAGGATTATGAATTTGCAAAACCACATCCACAACCATACTTAAAAGGTTTAGAAATACTTGGCGCAAATAAAAATGAAGCTATTGTAGTTGAAGATTCAAAAAGAGGTTTAACATCTGCTTACAAAGCAGGTATTGAGTGTGTAATTGTAAAAAATGAATTTACAATCACACAAGATTTTTCACAAGCTACTTATTTTATAGACTCTTTAAAAGAACTACAAGCCATATTAAATTAGTTTTCTATAGCTAATTTAATATATTTTTCTAATTCCTCTTTTGAAACTTTTCCAATAAATCTATTTATAAATCTTCCATCTTTTGAAAATAAAAACATTTCAGGAACTTTTGTAACATCACCTAATTCTTTTGCTAATCTAAAGTTTTCTTCTCCCATAGTAATTGGATAATTTATTCCATGTTTTGAAATAAACTCTAAAATTTCCTCTTTTGATTTATCTTTTTCAAATAAAACAGAAACTATCTCAAAATCATCTTTATATTTATCTTTTAATTCTATTAAAGTTGGCAATCCTTCAATACAAGGTGGACACCAAGTTGCAAAGATGTCAACTAAAACAGCTTTTTTATCTTTATATTCATCAAAATCTAAACCTTGAGTTGTACTTCTAAAACTAATGAATTTTTCATCAGTTGTAATTAACATAAAAGATTGAGATATAAATTCT
Coding sequences:
- a CDS encoding ABC transporter substrate-binding protein; this encodes MFRKNIFKIFALLIILLTNANALKENEIEKEMTKKINDVLLILEKKDLTIVQKGDEIIKIIDEVFDYELMARIALGKETWDKLSQEKQKEFTKIFENRLKKSYIEKLAFYNDQKVKVIGLKPYNNTRLQLETELLGKDEIYKINYNFYNKSKDNEQWLIYDVDLVGVSIIQTYRQQFAGLLKEKTFDEMLVLLEKQ
- a CDS encoding HAD family hydrolase, with protein sequence MKKYILFDNDGVLVHTEPLYFKANIITLKEHFNLSLEFDEYMKIMSEGTTVWQKAIDRGFLEKDIIYAREKRNEYYQEFLRSENILIHGVKDILKELSKNYKMGIVTTSRRVDFEIIHKNLGLVDFMDFVLCEEDYEFAKPHPQPYLKGLEILGANKNEAIVVEDSKRGLTSAYKAGIECVIVKNEFTITQDFSQATYFIDSLKELQAILN
- a CDS encoding TlpA family protein disulfide reductase, which produces MRKNILVILVFIGILFSGCDTKTTIDGNVIAKSKDDVNNVEFISQSFMLITTDEKFISFRSTTQGLDFDEYKDKKAVLVDIFATWCPPCIEGLPTLIELKDKYKDDFEIVSVLFEKDKSKEEILEFISKHGINYPITMGEENFRLAKELGDVTKVPEMFLFSKDGRFINRFIGKVSKEELEKYIKLAIEN
- a CDS encoding TIGR00730 family Rossman fold protein, which produces MNIAIYCGSSFGNDKIYEESAKLAAQKLAAQKLNIVYGGSLQGLMGVFSNESLKYGNYVTGVITYDLVSKEIENTNISKIYKVDTMNQRKEKMEELSDAFIALPGGYGTFEEVFDVISSAQIGYHKKPVAFFNVNGYYDKLIEFLRNCINEGFIKKDYVDMIIVSDDIDEIIKKILTYKAPKDKWVK
- a CDS encoding efflux RND transporter permease subunit, encoding MIKKIYDTLILKYPIAVLLTVLVFVSSLGYYSSKLEIDASAETLLLEDDKDLAFFREVYKTYNNSNFLVVTFSPTEELLSKKSLEILKKISDDFLKVKNVESITSILNVPLLQSPIRPISDLVSGVDSLETKEFDKNLVKNELLNSPLYSNSLVSNDFKTTAIILNLKTDAKYFELLEKRNALLSKEKNHTISKEEKDELKKTIIEFKEYRDYLRIEETKEIEQIREVIKNYENEAKIFLGGVNMIASDIIGYVKNDLIIYGTSLLLILIFILWYIFRHIRWIILPLFICLISVISTAGVLGLFSWEVTVISSNFIALQLIITISIVLHLIVRYRELNVKYKNASQYKLVINTILSKINPSFFAIITTISGFGSLVLSNIEPVINLGLMMSTGIAISLFLAFITFPAVLILMNKKDEHEQKSIRFSFIQKCSDIVEHKTKTIVIVTTLVILFSLSGALKLVVENSFISYFKESTDIYKGMKVIDENLGGTTPLDIIIKFKDEPKTQLIQTSNDDFDDFENEFAQSANDEQYWFSQDKMDTIIAIHDYLETIPEIGKVQSLATLLKIGQSLNNGKKLDGITLALLYNQLPSNYKSLILSPFINIEKNEARITMRILDSNPDLRRNDLISKINNDLKEIIKNKETTYQLSNLMILYNNMLQSLFDSQIATLGFVVIILFIMFLILFRSIKVSLIALIANIIPISVIFGIMGWLNIPLDIMTITIAAIAIGIGVDDTIHFIHRFKEEFKIDHNYINAMRRSHKTIGYAMYYTSLVIIMGFSILVLSNLIPTIYFGLLTVVTMFTVLTADLLLLPKLLLIFKPYEKLKENK